A single region of the Pelecanus crispus isolate bPelCri1 chromosome 10, bPelCri1.pri, whole genome shotgun sequence genome encodes:
- the SUPV3L1 gene encoding ATP-dependent RNA helicase SUPV3L1, mitochondrial isoform X1: MRSSKRVTMLSNVPCDLVTGEERVYANEDARQAPHIACTIEMCSTNTPYEVAVIDEIQMIRDPARGWAWTRALLGLCAEEIHVCGEAAAIDLVTELMYTTGEEVEVRSYKRLTPLTVLDYALESLDNLRPGDCIVCFSKNDIYSVSRQIEARGLECAVIYGSLPPGTKLEQAKKFNDPDDPCKILVATDAIGMGLNLCIKRIIFNSIVKPTINEKGEKEIDSITTSQALQIAGRAGRYGSSFKQGEVTTMHRDDLVQLKEILNEPVRPVKAAGLHPTPEQIEMFAYHLPDATLSNLIDIFVSLSQVDGLYFVCNIDDFKFLADMIQHIPLNLRSRYVFCTAPLNRKEPFVCTTLLKFARQFSRNEPLTFDWLCRHTKWPLAAPKNIKELVHLEAVHDVFDLYLWLSYRFMDMFPDAVLVRDIQKKLDDIIQVGVCNITKLIRASQSAAAPGTAEVVSEDFPLSRTKRDTRAFSDRHGAKSTEALSIAVEVPGERRAKNLKAYRSATRQEDLKSHGRGSLANRLLREGLLTQEMLRQLESEWQDQHRNGRYGLGSKRDDRNSSKETGKKKK, encoded by the exons ATGAGATCTTCCAAAAGAGTAACGATGCTGTCA AATGTGCCATGTGACTTGGTGACAGGAGAAGAGCGTGTGTACGCCAATGAAGATGCCAGACAAGCTCCTCACATTGCTTGTACCATTGAAATGTGCAGCACTAATACGCCTT atgAAGTTGCTGTGATTGATGAAATTCAGATGATCAGAGATCCTGCCAGAGGGTGGGCTTGGACAAGAGCCCTTCTAG GACTCTGTGCGGAAGAAATCCATGTTtgtggagaagctgctgctatCGACTTGGTGACAGAGCTCATGTACACTACAGGGGAGGAAGTTGAA GTCCGAAGCTACAAGAGACTCACTCCTCTTACTGTGCTGGATTATGCCTTGGAATCTTTAGATAACCTCCGTCCTGGGGACTGCATTGTCTGTTTCAGTAAGAACGACATTTATTCTGTCAGTCGACAGATTGAAGCCAGAGGATTAGAATGTGCTGTCATATATGGCAGTCTGCCACCAG GAACAAAACTTGAACAGGCAAAGAAATTCAATGATCCTGATGATCCATGCAAAATTTTAGTTGCTACAGATGCAATTGGAATGGGACTCAATTT gtgtataaaaagaataatttttaactcTATAGTAAAGCCAACTATCAatgagaagggagaaaaggaaatagacTCCATTACAACCTCTCAGGCTCTGCAAattgcaggcagagctgggcgTTATGGCTCGTCCTTCAAACAAGGAGAAGTCACTACAATGCATCGTGATGACCTCGTGCAGCTGAAGGAAATTTTGAATGAGCCTGTGCGCCCTGTGAAG gcAGCTGGCCTACATCCTACTCCTGAGCAGATAGAAATGTTTGCTTATCATCTGCCTGACGCCACTCTATCCAATCTAATT GATATTTTTGTGAGTCTCTCACAAGTTGATGGGCTTTACTTTGTCTGCAATATTGATGACTTTAAATTTCTAGCAGATATGATTCAGCACATTCCACTAAATTTGCGATCACGGTATGTCTTCTGCACTGCACCCTTGAACAGGAAAGAGCCTTTTGTGTGTACCACGTTGCTGAAg tttgcaaGACAGTTCAGTAGAAATGAGCCTCTGACGTTTGACTGGCTCTGTCGGCACACCAAATGGCCGTTAGCCGCTCCAAAGAACATCAAAGAACTTGTACACCTTGAAGCTGTTCATGATGTTTTTGACCTTTATCTGTGGTTAAG TTACCGCTTCATGGATATGTTCCCTGATGCTGTCCTTGTAAGGGATATTCAGAAAAAACTAGATGACATTATACAAGTTGGTGTCTGCAACATCACGAAGCTGATCCGAGCTTCGCAATCTGCGGCTGCTCCTGGCACAGCAGAGGTTGTGTCAGAAGACTTTCCACTTTCAAGGACTAAGAGGGATACCAGGGCATTTTCAGACCGTCATGGTGCAAAATCCACAGAGGCACTCTCTATTGCAGTGGAGGTTCCGGgagaaagaagagcaaagaactTGAAAGCCTATCGGTCTGCTACAAGGCAGGAGGATCTGAAAAGCCATGGACGTGGATCTCTTGCCAACAGATTGCTGCGTGAAGGACTTCTAACACAAGAAATGCTGAGACAGCTGGAGAGTGAGTGGCAGGATCAGCACAGGAATGGTAGATATGGCCTTGGTTCAAAAAGAGATGATCGGAATAGTTCaaaggaaacagggaaaaagaaaaaatag
- the SUPV3L1 gene encoding ATP-dependent RNA helicase SUPV3L1, mitochondrial isoform X3 — protein MESSSVSADLHIILSDICCGAGHVDDLFPFFLRHAKQIFPMLDCMDDLRKISDLRLPPNWYPDARAIQRKIIFHAGPTNSGKTYHAIQRFLSAKSGIYCGPLKLLAHEIFQKSNDANVPCDLVTGEERVYANEDARQAPHIACTIEMCSTNTPYEVAVIDEIQMIRDPARGWAWTRALLGLCAEEIHVCGEAAAIDLVTELMYTTGEEVEVRSYKRLTPLTVLDYALESLDNLRPGDCIVCFSKNDIYSVSRQIEARGLECAVIYGSLPPGTKLEQAKKFNDPDDPCKILVATDAIGMGLNLCIKRIIFNSIVKPTINEKGEKEIDSITTSQALQIAGRAGRYGSSFKQGEVTTMHRDDLVQLKEILNEPVRPVKAAGLHPTPEQIEMFAYHLPDATLSNLIDIFVSLSQVDGLYFVCNIDDFKFLADMIQHIPLNLRSRYVFCTAPLNRKEPFVCTTLLKFARQFSRNEPLTFDWLCRHTKWPLAAPKNIKELVHLEAVHDVFDLYLWLSYRFMDMFPDAVLVRDIQKKLDDIIQVGVCNITKLIRASQSAAAPGTAEVVSEDFPLSRTKRDTRAFSDRHGAKSTEALSIAVEVPGERRAKNLKAYRSATRQEDLKSHGRGSLANRLLREGLLTQEMLRQLESEWQDQHRNGRYGLGSKRDDRNSSKETGKKKK, from the exons GTCACGTGGATgatctctttccatttttcctgaGGCATGCAAAGCAGATCTTTCCGATGCTGGACTGCATGGATGATCTGCGCAAGATCAGTGATTTAAGATTGCCGCCCAACTG GTATCCAGATGCCAGGGCTATTCAGAGAAAGATAATATTCCATGCTGGTCCTACAAACAGTGGAAAAACTTACCATGCTATCCAGAGATTTTTGTCAGCAAAATCTGGAATATACTGCGGTCCACTAAAACTTCTGGCTCATGAGATCTTCCAAAAGAGTAACGATGCT AATGTGCCATGTGACTTGGTGACAGGAGAAGAGCGTGTGTACGCCAATGAAGATGCCAGACAAGCTCCTCACATTGCTTGTACCATTGAAATGTGCAGCACTAATACGCCTT atgAAGTTGCTGTGATTGATGAAATTCAGATGATCAGAGATCCTGCCAGAGGGTGGGCTTGGACAAGAGCCCTTCTAG GACTCTGTGCGGAAGAAATCCATGTTtgtggagaagctgctgctatCGACTTGGTGACAGAGCTCATGTACACTACAGGGGAGGAAGTTGAA GTCCGAAGCTACAAGAGACTCACTCCTCTTACTGTGCTGGATTATGCCTTGGAATCTTTAGATAACCTCCGTCCTGGGGACTGCATTGTCTGTTTCAGTAAGAACGACATTTATTCTGTCAGTCGACAGATTGAAGCCAGAGGATTAGAATGTGCTGTCATATATGGCAGTCTGCCACCAG GAACAAAACTTGAACAGGCAAAGAAATTCAATGATCCTGATGATCCATGCAAAATTTTAGTTGCTACAGATGCAATTGGAATGGGACTCAATTT gtgtataaaaagaataatttttaactcTATAGTAAAGCCAACTATCAatgagaagggagaaaaggaaatagacTCCATTACAACCTCTCAGGCTCTGCAAattgcaggcagagctgggcgTTATGGCTCGTCCTTCAAACAAGGAGAAGTCACTACAATGCATCGTGATGACCTCGTGCAGCTGAAGGAAATTTTGAATGAGCCTGTGCGCCCTGTGAAG gcAGCTGGCCTACATCCTACTCCTGAGCAGATAGAAATGTTTGCTTATCATCTGCCTGACGCCACTCTATCCAATCTAATT GATATTTTTGTGAGTCTCTCACAAGTTGATGGGCTTTACTTTGTCTGCAATATTGATGACTTTAAATTTCTAGCAGATATGATTCAGCACATTCCACTAAATTTGCGATCACGGTATGTCTTCTGCACTGCACCCTTGAACAGGAAAGAGCCTTTTGTGTGTACCACGTTGCTGAAg tttgcaaGACAGTTCAGTAGAAATGAGCCTCTGACGTTTGACTGGCTCTGTCGGCACACCAAATGGCCGTTAGCCGCTCCAAAGAACATCAAAGAACTTGTACACCTTGAAGCTGTTCATGATGTTTTTGACCTTTATCTGTGGTTAAG TTACCGCTTCATGGATATGTTCCCTGATGCTGTCCTTGTAAGGGATATTCAGAAAAAACTAGATGACATTATACAAGTTGGTGTCTGCAACATCACGAAGCTGATCCGAGCTTCGCAATCTGCGGCTGCTCCTGGCACAGCAGAGGTTGTGTCAGAAGACTTTCCACTTTCAAGGACTAAGAGGGATACCAGGGCATTTTCAGACCGTCATGGTGCAAAATCCACAGAGGCACTCTCTATTGCAGTGGAGGTTCCGGgagaaagaagagcaaagaactTGAAAGCCTATCGGTCTGCTACAAGGCAGGAGGATCTGAAAAGCCATGGACGTGGATCTCTTGCCAACAGATTGCTGCGTGAAGGACTTCTAACACAAGAAATGCTGAGACAGCTGGAGAGTGAGTGGCAGGATCAGCACAGGAATGGTAGATATGGCCTTGGTTCAAAAAGAGATGATCGGAATAGTTCaaaggaaacagggaaaaagaaaaaatag
- the SUPV3L1 gene encoding ATP-dependent RNA helicase SUPV3L1, mitochondrial isoform X2 → MRSSKRNVPCDLVTGEERVYANEDARQAPHIACTIEMCSTNTPYEVAVIDEIQMIRDPARGWAWTRALLGLCAEEIHVCGEAAAIDLVTELMYTTGEEVEVRSYKRLTPLTVLDYALESLDNLRPGDCIVCFSKNDIYSVSRQIEARGLECAVIYGSLPPGTKLEQAKKFNDPDDPCKILVATDAIGMGLNLCIKRIIFNSIVKPTINEKGEKEIDSITTSQALQIAGRAGRYGSSFKQGEVTTMHRDDLVQLKEILNEPVRPVKAAGLHPTPEQIEMFAYHLPDATLSNLIDIFVSLSQVDGLYFVCNIDDFKFLADMIQHIPLNLRSRYVFCTAPLNRKEPFVCTTLLKFARQFSRNEPLTFDWLCRHTKWPLAAPKNIKELVHLEAVHDVFDLYLWLSYRFMDMFPDAVLVRDIQKKLDDIIQVGVCNITKLIRASQSAAAPGTAEVVSEDFPLSRTKRDTRAFSDRHGAKSTEALSIAVEVPGERRAKNLKAYRSATRQEDLKSHGRGSLANRLLREGLLTQEMLRQLESEWQDQHRNGRYGLGSKRDDRNSSKETGKKKK, encoded by the exons ATGAGATCTTCCAAAAGA AATGTGCCATGTGACTTGGTGACAGGAGAAGAGCGTGTGTACGCCAATGAAGATGCCAGACAAGCTCCTCACATTGCTTGTACCATTGAAATGTGCAGCACTAATACGCCTT atgAAGTTGCTGTGATTGATGAAATTCAGATGATCAGAGATCCTGCCAGAGGGTGGGCTTGGACAAGAGCCCTTCTAG GACTCTGTGCGGAAGAAATCCATGTTtgtggagaagctgctgctatCGACTTGGTGACAGAGCTCATGTACACTACAGGGGAGGAAGTTGAA GTCCGAAGCTACAAGAGACTCACTCCTCTTACTGTGCTGGATTATGCCTTGGAATCTTTAGATAACCTCCGTCCTGGGGACTGCATTGTCTGTTTCAGTAAGAACGACATTTATTCTGTCAGTCGACAGATTGAAGCCAGAGGATTAGAATGTGCTGTCATATATGGCAGTCTGCCACCAG GAACAAAACTTGAACAGGCAAAGAAATTCAATGATCCTGATGATCCATGCAAAATTTTAGTTGCTACAGATGCAATTGGAATGGGACTCAATTT gtgtataaaaagaataatttttaactcTATAGTAAAGCCAACTATCAatgagaagggagaaaaggaaatagacTCCATTACAACCTCTCAGGCTCTGCAAattgcaggcagagctgggcgTTATGGCTCGTCCTTCAAACAAGGAGAAGTCACTACAATGCATCGTGATGACCTCGTGCAGCTGAAGGAAATTTTGAATGAGCCTGTGCGCCCTGTGAAG gcAGCTGGCCTACATCCTACTCCTGAGCAGATAGAAATGTTTGCTTATCATCTGCCTGACGCCACTCTATCCAATCTAATT GATATTTTTGTGAGTCTCTCACAAGTTGATGGGCTTTACTTTGTCTGCAATATTGATGACTTTAAATTTCTAGCAGATATGATTCAGCACATTCCACTAAATTTGCGATCACGGTATGTCTTCTGCACTGCACCCTTGAACAGGAAAGAGCCTTTTGTGTGTACCACGTTGCTGAAg tttgcaaGACAGTTCAGTAGAAATGAGCCTCTGACGTTTGACTGGCTCTGTCGGCACACCAAATGGCCGTTAGCCGCTCCAAAGAACATCAAAGAACTTGTACACCTTGAAGCTGTTCATGATGTTTTTGACCTTTATCTGTGGTTAAG TTACCGCTTCATGGATATGTTCCCTGATGCTGTCCTTGTAAGGGATATTCAGAAAAAACTAGATGACATTATACAAGTTGGTGTCTGCAACATCACGAAGCTGATCCGAGCTTCGCAATCTGCGGCTGCTCCTGGCACAGCAGAGGTTGTGTCAGAAGACTTTCCACTTTCAAGGACTAAGAGGGATACCAGGGCATTTTCAGACCGTCATGGTGCAAAATCCACAGAGGCACTCTCTATTGCAGTGGAGGTTCCGGgagaaagaagagcaaagaactTGAAAGCCTATCGGTCTGCTACAAGGCAGGAGGATCTGAAAAGCCATGGACGTGGATCTCTTGCCAACAGATTGCTGCGTGAAGGACTTCTAACACAAGAAATGCTGAGACAGCTGGAGAGTGAGTGGCAGGATCAGCACAGGAATGGTAGATATGGCCTTGGTTCAAAAAGAGATGATCGGAATAGTTCaaaggaaacagggaaaaagaaaaaatag